The Triticum aestivum cultivar Chinese Spring chromosome 7B, IWGSC CS RefSeq v2.1, whole genome shotgun sequence genome window below encodes:
- the LOC123156872 gene encoding probable UDP-arabinose 4-epimerase 3: MVPVNRRGTQPRAGMEYFDARRKPHNIGKVIVALLFIALCIFVLKQSPGFGGNSVFSRHEPGVTHVLVTGGAGYIGSHASLRLLKDNYRVTIVDNLSRGNKGAVKVLQELFPEPGRLQFIYADLGDQKSVNKIFSENAFDAVMHFAAVAYVGESTMEPLRYYHNITSNTLLILEAMASHGVKTLIYSSTCATYGEPEKMPIIETTPQLPINPYGKAKKMAEDIILDFSKRTDMAVMILRYFNVIGSDPEGRLGEAPRPELREHGRISGACFDAALGVISGLKVKGIDYPTADGTCIRDYIDVTDLVDAHVKALNKAEPSRVGIYNVGTGRGRSVKEFVDACKQATGVDIKIEYLSRRPGDYAEVFSDPTKINSELNWTAQHTDLKESLSVAWRWQKSHPRGYGAN; this comes from the exons GGATGGAGTACTTTGATGCTAGGCGTAAACCACATAATATTGGGAAAGTCATTGTGGCCCTGCTCTTCATAGCACTCTGTATATTTGTTCTGAAGCAATCTCCTGGTTTTGGTGGCAATAGTGTG TTTTCTCGTCATGAACCTGGGGTTACCCATGTCTTAGTGACAGGAGGAGCTGGCTATATTGGTTCACATGCCTCATTACGGCTATTAAAAGACAACTATCGAGTTACCATTGTG GACAATCTTTCTAGAGGAAATAAAGGAGCAGTGAAGGTTCTCCAAGAATTGTTTCCGGAGCCTGGGAGACTTCAATTCATCTATGCAGATCTTGGGGATCAAAAATCT GTCAACAAGATATTTTCTGAAAATGCATTTGATGCTGTGATGCACTTCGCGGCTGTTGCCTATGTGGGTGAGAGTACAATGGAACCCCTTAG GTATTATCACAATATTACATCAAACACCTTACTGATTTTGGAGGCTATGGCTTCTCATGGAGTCAAGACACTTATTTACTCTAGTACCTGTGCAACTTATGGAGAACCAGAGAAGATGCCTATAATAGAAACCACACCTCAG TTGCCAATTAACCCCTACGGAAAAGCCAAGAAAATGGCAGAGGACATCATACTAGATTTCTCAAAGAGAACAGATATGGCTGTCATGATTTTAAG ATATTTCAATGTCATTGGATCAGACCCGGAGGGAAGATTAGGTGAGGCTCCTAGGCCTGAGCTACGAGAGCATGGAAGAATATCTGGAGCATGCTTTGATGCAGCACTAGGAGTCATTTCAGGATTGAAg GTTAAAGGGATAGATTATCCTACAGCTGATGGAACCTGCATAAGAGACTACATTGATGTCACAGATCTAGTAGATGCTCATGTGAAAGCACTCAACAAGGCAGAGCCTAGTAGAGTTGGCATTTATAATGTTGGCACTGGAAGAG GCCGTTCCGTTAAGGAGTTTGTCGATGCCTGCAAGCAGGCAACTGGGGTTGACATCAAAATTGAGTACCTCAGCAGGAGGCCAGGAGACTATGCTGAAGTATTCAGTGACCCCACCAAGATCAACAGTGAGCTCAACTGGACTGCTCAACACACCGATCTGAAGGAAAGCCTGTCTGTCGCATGGAGGTGGCAAAAGTCGCATCCGCGTGGCTATGGGGCAAATTAG